The genomic interval TCGCTGAGAAGCTGCATGGCGGTGGCGGTCTGTTCGTCTTCCATATGATGGACGTCGAGTTCCTCATCCATCAAGGCCTCGAGTTCGTGCGGGTTTTCCGTTCCCAGCGTCACCAGGCGCAGATAGTCGCAGAAGAACTCAACGGCATGGTGGTCGCCGCTGAAATTGGGGAAGTTCGAAAACAGTTCGCTGTCGTGGGGGTTTTCGATGTGTTGTTCGAGTGCGAGGTTGCCCTTGGCTTTCGCCAGTTTGAAGGTGGCGTACATCATCGAAAGGAGTTCGAGATAATCTTCCTTTGAGTTCGCCGGGCCCTTGAGCGCGGTCTTGAAACCCTTGCCGGTTTTTTTCAGAACATGCTTGGGGTTCGAGGTGATGTAGGCACCCACGCCGGCACCGCCAATGATCACCAGTTCGAAAGGTTGATAAAGTACGCCCAGCTTGCCGCCCATCGCGACATAGCCGCCGAGCACGCAACCGAGAACCATTACCCATCCGACAATTACAAGCATCGCATCACACGCCCATTGGAAGCGGGGAAATCCGCGAGGCCTAGATTGGCGAAGATAGGTTAAGAAGCGGTTTAGGCGCCGCTTTACGGGTTGCGCGCGCCCGCGACATCGCTCAACAGGTGAGTCTGAAGACCCGCGGCCTCGAGCTTTTCAACGATTTCCTTGGCGTGCGCCGCATTTCTTGTCTCGATCACGATGTCGATATAGGTCTCTTTTACCGGCACGTCGAAAAACATGCGTTGGTGTGTAATTTCGACGATGTTGCCGCCGACATCGCCGATCAACTGGCTCACCTGTGCAAGATTCCCGGGCGCGTCGGAAATCTGAACCCGCAGCCGCACCATCTGGCCACCGCGCACGAGCCCGCGAAGCAGGACGGCGGCATACAGGCGCATGTCGATATTGCCGCCGCTGACCATCAGGCCGACCCGGCGGCCCTCAAACCGGGGCCGGTCATCCATGACGGCCGCGAGCGGAACGGCACCCGCCCCCTCGACAATGACTCCGCCGGTATCCGCCATCAGTTCGACCGCGGCCTCGATCTCGGGTTCGCCGACCGTCACGATATCATCGACCAGTTTTTCGACGATGGGCAGGGTCAGTGCGCCCGGGGTTTTGACCGCGATGCCTTCGGCGAGAGTGGCGCCGGTGCCTTCGATTTCCTCGCCGGCGAGCGCGGCCTTCATGGATGCGTAGAGCGCGGCCTCGACGCCGATAATCTCGACGTCCGGCATGCGCGCCTTGAGCGCGATGGCGCAGCCGGCGATCAACCCGCCGCCGCCGACCGGAATCAGGACCACGTCGAGATCGGGTGCGTCGTCGGCCATCTCGAGCGCGGCGGTGCCCTGGCCCGCGATGATCAGTTCGTCGTCATAGGGCGGCACGAAGGTCAGGTTTTCTGTGGCCGCGAGATCCCGCGTATAGGCGAGCGCCGCGGTGAAGCTGTCACCCTGCAGAATAACATGTGCACCATAGCGTTCGGTGCGGGAGATCTTGGCGAAGGGCGTCTCGCGCGGCATGACGATGGTCGCGAAGATGCCCATTTGCGCCGCGAAATACGCCACGCCTTGGGCGTGATTGCCGGCCGAGCAGGCGATAACGCCGTTCACGGTGGCCGGATCAATTGCGCCCAGCCGGTAGCGCGCGCCACGCGCCTTGAACGATCCGGTGAGTTGCAGGCTCTCAAGCTTGAGGTGGATGTCGCAACCGGCCTCGCGTGAAAGGCCGGGCGCATGGACTGTCGGCGTGCGGATGATATCCCCGCGGATTGTCGTAGCCGCAGTGTTGATGTCGGCGATAGTTACGGTCATGGCGTCAATGTAAGCTCGGATGTGGCGGTGCGCCGGATTTCATCCGGCGTGCCATTTAACACGATGTAGTTGCCGTCGCGCCATTCGTCGGCGAGGTCTCCGTAATGTGGCGAGGTGACCTGGCCGGACTGACCGGGCGCGATCATGAAACGTCCGCTGTCGGGTGCGGCCATGTCGAACATGGCGCGCAGGCCCGGGCCGTGTATGTGGGGATAACGTGCGTTTCTCACATCCCGGTAGGTGCCCCGGTTGATCGTATGATCGCCACCGCCGGTTTCAATTGCGGGCGAGATGAGACGTGCCAGCGGTCCCGCGAAACGCAGCAACGGATGCGGGAAAATTGCCTCATGCGCGTCTCCCCAGCGCCAAGCTGCGGTATTCTTGCCATGGTTTTTGCGGAGTTGAGCCAGGGCGTCGTCGAGGGCCGCGCCGACGATCTGTCCGCAGGTCTCCGTCGCGTTCGTTCGCCTGTTGTCACACCAGGTTAAGTTTTCCGTGAGCATGCGCGCCATCACACGCGGCCGCACACCGCGATAACGTCCGGCGAACGGACCGAGTTCGTCGTCCATCAGATGGTGGCGGAGCGCATGCGACCAGGTGGCGTAGATCAGGGGCTCCGCCCGGTCCGCGTCCATCGACCCGTCCCAGGCCGCCATCATCACGGGTATGTCCTGGCTGCGGA from Alphaproteobacteria bacterium carries:
- a CDS encoding threonine ammonia-lyase, with amino-acid sequence MTVTIADINTAATTIRGDIIRTPTVHAPGLSREAGCDIHLKLESLQLTGSFKARGARYRLGAIDPATVNGVIACSAGNHAQGVAYFAAQMGIFATIVMPRETPFAKISRTERYGAHVILQGDSFTAALAYTRDLAATENLTFVPPYDDELIIAGQGTAALEMADDAPDLDVVLIPVGGGGLIAGCAIALKARMPDVEIIGVEAALYASMKAALAGEEIEGTGATLAEGIAVKTPGALTLPIVEKLVDDIVTVGEPEIEAAVELMADTGGVIVEGAGAVPLAAVMDDRPRFEGRRVGLMVSGGNIDMRLYAAVLLRGLVRGGQMVRLRVQISDAPGNLAQVSQLIGDVGGNIVEITHQRMFFDVPVKETYIDIVIETRNAAHAKEIVEKLEAAGLQTHLLSDVAGARNP
- the motA gene encoding flagellar motor stator protein MotA; amino-acid sequence: MLVIVGWVMVLGCVLGGYVAMGGKLGVLYQPFELVIIGGAGVGAYITSNPKHVLKKTGKGFKTALKGPANSKEDYLELLSMMYATFKLAKAKGNLALEQHIENPHDSELFSNFPNFSGDHHAVEFFCDYLRLVTLGTENPHELEALMDEELDVHHMEDEQTATAMQLLSDGFPALGIVAAVLGIIKTMGSITEPPEILGKLIGGALVGTFLGILLAYGFVGPLASAIKMVQEANSKYLTCLKAGILAHVAGNAPAVSVEFARKTLLSSVRPTFAELEEATENTPA